A genomic window from Capsicum annuum cultivar UCD-10X-F1 unplaced genomic scaffold, UCD10Xv1.1 ctg53309, whole genome shotgun sequence includes:
- the LOC124893054 gene encoding kinesin-like protein KIN-14L, whose protein sequence is MNNHSSRSHSVLTVHVHGEDTSGNIIHSCLHLVDLAGSERVDKSEVTGDGVKEAQHINKSLSWLGDVITALAQKNSHIPYRNSKLTLLLQNFLGLCN, encoded by the exons ATGAACAACCACAGTAGTCGCTCACACAG TGTGCTGACTGTACACGTGCATGGTGAAGATACATCTGGAAACATAATCCATAGTTGCCTACATTTGGTGGATCTTGCTGGTAGTGAACGAGTTGACAAGTCGGAAGTTACTGGCGACGGCGTCAAAGAGGCACAACATATTAACAAGTCTCTCTCTTGGTTGGGTGATGTGATCACAGCATTGGCACAGAAGAACTCCCACATCCCTTATAGAAACAGCAAACTCACTTTACTCTTGCAGAACTTTTTAGGTTTGTGCAATTAG